In a genomic window of Wyeomyia smithii strain HCP4-BCI-WySm-NY-G18 chromosome 1, ASM2978416v1, whole genome shotgun sequence:
- the LOC129733955 gene encoding uncharacterized protein LOC129733955, with protein sequence MKLLVCVLSLCALAAAQDSFKECLDKDSISCVQIMFYRKARDFFDQPQISLAGGLSFVKAAGRDSRSFNADSAMIESANNVESREEALESYVLERTKNFFQERSLNLDMANAARSLSTVIPEDVKSSMRAMVSEARGKKKILKQLLPILGLVKLKIVGLAILALFGIALIAKKALIVSVIALILSKFLFLKKLLSKKDDSHGGGYHGGSSGWAESSGYGDYGAHSQPAHSIAYAGHKPVRK encoded by the exons ATGAAGTTATTAGTTTGTGTGTTAAGTTTGTGCGCCCTGGCGGCCGCCCAAGACAGCTTCAAGGAATGCCTCGACAAGGATTCGATATCCTGTGTGCAAATAATG TTTTATCGTAAAGCGCGAGATTTCTTCGACCAGCCCCAAATAAGCCTTGCTGGTGGATTGTCATTCGTGAAAGCCGCCGGACGCGACTCGCGCTCCTTTAACGCCGACAGTGCCATGATTGAGTCCGCTAACAATGTGGAGTCCCGCGAAGAAGCCCTGGAAAGCTACGTGCTCGAGCGCACGAAAAACTTCTTCCAGGAACGTTCGTTGAATCTAGACATGGCCAATGCTGCCCGTAGTCTGTCCACTGTGATCCCCGAGGATGTGAAATCGTCCATGCGAGCAATGGTTTCCGAAGCTCGCGGAAAGAAGAAGATCCTCAAGCAGCTGCTGCCAATTCTCGGACTCGTCAAGCTGAAGATCGTCGGTCTTGCAATCTTAGCTCTGTTCGGTATTGCCCTGATCGCTAAGAAGGCTTTGATTGTATCCGTGATCGCTTTGATCCTGTCCAAATTCCTATTCCTGAAGAAACTGCTCTCCAAGAAGGACGATTCCCATGGCGGCGGCTACCACGGCGGTTCTTCTGGATGGGCAGAATCAAGCGGATATGGTGATTATGGTGCCCACAGCCAGCCTGCTCACTCGATCGCCTATGCCGGTCACAAGCCAGTCCGAAAGTAA